The following coding sequences are from one Deltaproteobacteria bacterium window:
- a CDS encoding cbb3-type cytochrome c oxidase subunit I produces MDLAKRNTLTWIALTLVLFPVLAVLGAFMRAVQADTLASTQAWFYPTMTLHGVGMVGLWWVAALACASRVLAKYTEPSERIGRFAILGTVAGVALLLASVLIGRFAAGWYFLYPLPLKGTWPTWATVTFLLSLTVLGATWLVWVLDLLRAIAAKYTIGQALGWHYIRGEVTPNVPPAVLISTVSLIAGVACLLSGVVVLVLFYVELLTGATNDALIMKNLTFLFGHLLVNLSLYLALAVVYDVFPIYTSRPWPASKVVAIAWNCVLAIVILAYFHHLYMDFVQPLPFAYLGQIASYASAIPSAVVTLFGAMMIVYRAPVRWNLGFSLLFLGLLGWAIGGVGAVIDSTIAVNTKFHNTLWVPAHFHSYMIEGLVLMVCGYFYHYCQEHGGIPENLPRQRMTIGLLLIGGWGFLAMLYLAGARSVPRRFALYPSELSFGAVYSAIALAFVGVFLAGLVSYIVEIGTRWVRAYRGELEQPRHPVVTEEVVT; encoded by the coding sequence ATGGATCTCGCGAAAAGAAACACCCTCACGTGGATCGCGCTGACGCTGGTGCTGTTTCCGGTCCTCGCCGTCCTCGGCGCGTTCATGCGGGCGGTGCAGGCCGATACGCTGGCATCGACGCAGGCGTGGTTCTATCCGACGATGACGCTGCATGGCGTCGGGATGGTCGGTCTGTGGTGGGTGGCGGCGCTCGCATGCGCCTCGCGCGTGCTCGCCAAATACACCGAGCCCAGCGAGCGGATCGGCCGGTTCGCCATTCTCGGTACGGTCGCCGGCGTGGCGCTTCTGCTGGCCAGCGTGTTGATCGGCCGGTTCGCCGCCGGGTGGTACTTTCTGTATCCGTTGCCGCTCAAGGGTACCTGGCCGACGTGGGCGACGGTCACGTTCCTGCTGTCGCTCACGGTCCTCGGCGCGACCTGGTTGGTCTGGGTGCTGGATCTGCTGCGGGCGATCGCGGCGAAGTACACGATCGGGCAGGCGCTCGGCTGGCACTACATCCGGGGAGAGGTCACGCCGAATGTGCCCCCGGCCGTCTTGATCAGCACGGTCAGCCTGATTGCCGGCGTGGCCTGCCTGCTCTCCGGGGTCGTCGTGCTGGTGCTTTTCTACGTCGAACTGCTGACGGGCGCGACCAACGATGCCCTGATCATGAAGAACCTGACGTTTCTCTTCGGGCACCTGCTCGTGAACCTGAGCCTCTACCTCGCCCTGGCCGTGGTGTACGACGTGTTCCCGATCTACACGTCGCGGCCGTGGCCGGCGAGCAAGGTAGTGGCGATCGCCTGGAACTGCGTCCTCGCGATCGTGATCCTCGCGTATTTCCACCACCTCTACATGGACTTCGTCCAGCCCCTGCCGTTCGCGTACCTCGGGCAGATCGCCTCCTATGCGAGTGCGATCCCATCGGCGGTGGTCACGCTGTTCGGGGCGATGATGATCGTCTATCGCGCGCCGGTCCGGTGGAACCTCGGGTTCTCCCTGCTGTTCCTGGGCCTGCTCGGGTGGGCCATCGGCGGCGTCGGTGCGGTCATCGACTCGACCATCGCCGTCAACACGAAGTTCCACAACACGCTGTGGGTGCCGGCGCACTTCCACAGCTACATGATCGAAGGCCTCGTGCTGATGGTCTGCGGGTACTTCTACCACTACTGCCAGGAGCACGGCGGGATCCCTGAGAACCTCCCGCGGCAGCGGATGACGATCGGTCTGCTGCTCATCGGCGGGTGGGGGTTTCTCGCGATGCTCTACCTGGCCGGCGCCAGGTCGGTCCCGCGGCGCTTCGCCCTCTACCCGTCAGAGCTGTCGTTCGGAGCGGTGTATTCGGCGATCGCACTCGCCTTCGTCGGGGTGTTCCTGGCTGGCCTGGTGTCGTACATCGTCGAGATCGGAACGCGCTGGGTCCGCGCGTATCGCGGTGAGCTCGAGCAGCCGCGACATCCGGTCGTCACGGAAGAGGTGGTGACCTGA
- a CDS encoding SCO family protein — protein sequence MAYGGPPPDVSSGASEILREEQRPLYRDVPDVEVVLSGNRRVRLSTLWSDRPLLITMFYRRCAGSCGLFLSSLRSVVNDVGGLGDDYRIVTLSFEPADTVDSLVDYARALGIPDDGRWMFGMATPADTDRIAGAIGFWYRRQAATDQYDHPTLVAAVRRGKIVRVLLGSTVARSRFREVAAELHGRFIPFYARPGERTLFRCLRVSGATQDVRMDWGVLILFLPGGAAVTIAALVFRRGRETAP from the coding sequence GTGGCGTACGGCGGCCCGCCTCCCGACGTGTCATCCGGAGCGAGTGAGATTCTCCGTGAGGAGCAGCGCCCGCTCTATCGCGATGTGCCGGATGTCGAGGTGGTGCTGTCGGGCAACCGGCGGGTCCGCCTGTCGACCCTGTGGAGCGACCGGCCCCTGCTGATCACGATGTTCTACCGGCGCTGCGCCGGCAGCTGCGGGCTGTTCCTGTCCTCGCTCAGATCGGTGGTCAACGACGTGGGCGGGCTTGGGGACGACTACCGGATCGTGACGCTCAGCTTCGAGCCAGCCGATACGGTCGACAGCCTGGTGGACTATGCCAGAGCCCTCGGGATCCCCGATGACGGCCGCTGGATGTTCGGTATGGCGACGCCCGCTGATACCGACCGAATCGCGGGCGCCATCGGGTTCTGGTACAGACGCCAGGCCGCCACCGATCAGTACGACCACCCGACGCTCGTGGCCGCTGTCCGGCGCGGAAAGATCGTTCGCGTGCTGCTGGGCTCCACGGTGGCGAGGTCGCGGTTCCGCGAGGTGGCGGCAGAGCTTCACGGGCGATTCATCCCGTTCTACGCACGCCCCGGCGAGCGGACGTTGTTCCGCTGTCTCCGGGTGAGCGGCGCGACGCAGGACGTACGCATGGATTGGGGGGTGCTGATCCTCTTCCTGCCGGGCGGCGCCGCGGTGACGATCGCCGCGCTGGTGTTTCGGCGCGGGCGCGAGACCGCGCCGTGA